In a single window of the Vitis vinifera cultivar Pinot Noir 40024 chromosome 6, ASM3070453v1 genome:
- the LOC100253468 gene encoding uncharacterized calcium-binding protein At1g02270: MDVPSEEFQDPDHQSFGSNTVGCVSCTTFNILAPIYKRLSNKRCESEFREFWLRRNESILDRLLHLKSSIICLQEFWVGNEDLVSMYEKRLGVAGYVTYKLARTNNRGDGLLTAVNKNQFRVLNSREFLFHDIADRVALLLHVELLVCFPQNQSADIKKEALIVNTHLIFPHDSSYCFLRLQQVYMILQYIESYCDEHQLPSVPIILCGDWNGSNKGHVYKFLCSQGFVSSYDIAHNYMDIDEDSHKWISHRNHRGNVCGVDFIWLLNPNKHRKPLKESFMEALLGNITNLLQKASTGSVDPLHFFEMDGSYITYSQFCQALAKLGVCGSSHSDLCNEDTKKLWEHLDTDRNGVIDLLQYSRAENLHPSLLQKEDTEENGGQIKEMFNTSTSTTMIGFNVKNAMLFPPEVEKGMWPENYSLSDHAHLTVEFSLVEMNCT; this comes from the exons ATGGATGTCCCAAGTGAAGAGTTCCAGGATCCAGATCATCAGTCTTTTGGTTCAAATACTGTGGGGTGCGTTTCATGTACTACTTTCAATATCCTTGCACCGATCTACAAGAGATTAAGCAACAAG CGTTGTGAGAGTGAGTTCAGAGAGTTTTGGCTTCGTAGGAATGAAAGCATATTGGACAGGCTACTTCATTTAAAATCTTCGATTATATGCTTGCAG GAATTTTGGGTTGGTAATGAAGACCTTGTAAGCATGTATGAGAAGCGACTTGGAGTTGCGGGCTATGTCACTTATAAACTTGCTCGGACTAATAACCGTGGTGATG GTTTGCTAACAGCAGTCAACAAAAACCAGTTCCGTGTTTTGAATTCCAGAGAATTTCTCTTCCATGACATTGCTGATCGTGTGGCCCTGCTTTTACATGTTGAGCTGCTTGTTTGTTTTCCTCAAAACCAATCTGCAGATATAAAGAAGGAAGCTCTTATTGTGAATACACACTTAATTTTTCCTCATGACTCGAGCTATTGCTTCCTCCGTTTACAACAG GTTTACATGATTTTACAATATATTGAATCATATTGTGATGAACACCAACTACCATCTGTACCTATCATCCTATGTGG GGATTGGAATGGAAGCAACAAGGGACATGTCTATAAGTTTCTGTGCTCGCAAGGTTTTGTTTCATCCTATGACATTGCTCACAATTACATGGACATTGATGAAGATTCCCATAAG TGGATCAGTCACCGTAACCATAGAGGAAATGTATGTGGAGTGGACTTTATATGGCTCCTCAATCCTAACAAACATCGGAAGCCACTTAAAGAAAGCTTTATGGAAGCACTTCTTGGAAATATCACG AACCTACTGCAGAAAGCATCGACAGGAAGTGTTGATCCACTACATTTTTTCGAAATGGATGGCAGTTACATTACTTACTCTCAGTTCTGCCAAGCTCTTGCTAAG CTAGGGGTATGTGGGAGTTCTCATAGTGACCTATGCAATGaagatacaaaaaaattatgggAACATCTAGATACAGATAGAAATGGAGTCATTGATCTTTTGCAATATTCT AGGGCAGAGAACCTGCATCCTTCGCTTCTACAGAAGGAAGACACTGAAGAAAATGGGGGACAGATAAAAGAAATGTTCAACACTTCTACCTCTACAACTATGATTGGTTTCAATGTCAAAAATGCAATGCTCTTCCCTCCAGAAGTTGAGAAAGGGATGTGGCCTGAGAATTATTCACTATCTGATCATGCACACTTAACTGTGGAGTTTTCCCTAGTGGAAATGAACTGTACCTGA